One genomic region from Equus asinus isolate D_3611 breed Donkey chromosome 8, EquAss-T2T_v2, whole genome shotgun sequence encodes:
- the TCHP gene encoding trichoplein keratin filament-binding protein, giving the protein MALPTLPSYWCTRRLLDQQMARQRQREQEARLRQQWDQNSRYFRMSDLCSSKQAEWSSKTSYQRSMHAYQREKMKEEKRKRLEARRERLRQLLLEEQDLLARELEELRLSMNSRERRIREQHGNLKSAREEQRKLIAEQLLYEHWKKNDPKLREIESDLHKKHVINSWETQKEEKKQQEATEGEERKRYENEYETARREALERMKAEEERRQLEGKLQAEALLRQMEELKVKEMEATKLKKEQENLLKQRWELERLEAERKQMAALRQKAELGRFLRHQYNVQLNRRAQQIQEELEADKRILQALLEKEDENQRAHLARREQALADVAWMKQVIEEQLQLEREREAELQMLLREEAKEMWEKREAEWARERSARDRLMSEVLTGRQQQIQEKIEQNRRAQEESLRHREHLIQNLEEARESARREKEESEELKSARRQELEAQVAERQLQAWEADQQEEEEEEEARQAEQLTDALLQQEAKTMAQQGYRPKPYGHPRIAWN; this is encoded by the exons ATGGCACTCCCCACGCTGCCCTCCTACTGGTGCACCCGGAGGCTCCTGGATCAGCAGATGGCACGACAGCGACAGCGAGAGCAGGAGGCCCGGCTTCGGCAGCAGTGGGACCAGAACAGCCGCTACTTCAGGATGTCTGACCTCTGCAGCTCCAAACAGGCAGAATGGAGCTCCAAGACCTCCTACCAGCGGAG catgCACGCCTATCAGCGTGAGAAGatgaaggaggagaagaggaagcgTCTGGAGGCCAGgcgggagaggctcaggcagcTTCTGCTGGAGGAGCAGGACTTGCTGGCCAGAGAACTGGAGGAGCTGAGGCTGAGCATGAACTCGCGGGAGAGAAGGATCCGGGAGCAGCACGGGAATCTGAAGTCGGCCCGAGAAGAGCAAAGGAAATTG ATTGCCGAACAACTTTTGTATGAACACTGGAAAAAGAACGACCCCAAACTTCGAGAG ATTGAATCGGACCTTCACAAGAAGCATGTGATAAACTCTTGGGAAacgcagaaagaagaaaaaaaacag CAAGAAGccacagaaggggaagagaggaagcggtatgaaaatgaatatgaaaCGGCGCGAAGGGAGGCACTGGAACGGATGAaagcagaagaggagaggaggcagctggAGGGCAAGCTGCAGGCTGAGGCGCTGCTCCGGCAGATGGAGGAGCTGAAGGTGAAGGAGATGGAG GCCACCAAACTGAAGAAGGAGCAGGAGAATCTGTTGAAGCAGCGGTGGGAGctggagaggctggaggcagagaggaagcagaTGGCAGCGCTCCGGCAGAAGGCGGAGCTGGG aCGCTTTTTGAGACATCAGTATAATGTGCAGCTCAATAGACGAGCACAGCAGATCCAAGAGGAGCTG GAGGCAGACAAGCGCATCCTGCAGGCTCTGCTCGAGAAGGAGGATGAGAACCAGCGTGCGCACTTGGCCCGGCGGGAGCAGGCCCTGGCTGACGTGGCGTGGATGAAGCAGGTCATCGAGGAGCAGCTGCAGCTGGAGAGGGAGCGGGAGGCAGAGCTGCAGATGCTGTTGAG GGAGGAGGCCAAGGAGATGTgggaaaagagagaggcagagtggGCCCGAGAGAGGAGCGCGCGGGACAGACTGATGAGCGAG GTTCTGACAGGGAGACAACAACAAATACAAGAAAAGATTGAACAAAACCGACGGGCGCAAGAGGAATCCCTAAGACACAGGGAGCACCTTATTCAAAACCTTGAGGAGGCAAGAGAGTCAGCTCGCCGTGAGAAGGAGGAGAGTGAAGAACTGAAATCGGCCAGGAGACAGGAGCTGGAAGCCCAG GTCGCAGAGCGCCAGCTGCAGGCGTGGGAAGCAgaccagcaggaggaggaggaggaagaggaggccaggcaggcagagcagctcaCCGACGCCCTGCTGCAGCAGGAGGCGAAGACGATGGCCCAGCAGGGCTACCGGCCCAAG cctTACGGACATCCCAGAATTGCCTGGAACTGA